One Tomitella gaofuii DNA segment encodes these proteins:
- a CDS encoding histidine phosphatase family protein, whose translation MRRTIPLALAAAAASACVLVAPAGAAPTAGPLGSIADLPGFGSIAQQPGGEKSITFVRHGESYGNVSGYLHTDVPGPYLTDTGVQQAEAKAQELAAEGYDCVFASNLVRAQQTAAPTAALLDVPVRILPGLREVEGGAYESMPVQGRDNKYVDVLMAWIIDGDLDAAVPGGENGHEFMDRTDAAVQAIYDSGCEKPVAFAHGGMIMAWAANGTGNFAPDMVIERPLGNTDEVRVSGSPGDWAIAEWNGVPAGTAPAGG comes from the coding sequence GTGCGCAGAACCATTCCACTCGCCCTCGCCGCTGCCGCCGCGTCCGCGTGCGTCCTCGTGGCACCGGCCGGCGCAGCGCCGACCGCCGGGCCGCTCGGCTCGATCGCCGACCTGCCCGGATTCGGCAGCATCGCACAGCAACCCGGCGGAGAGAAGTCCATCACCTTCGTCCGCCATGGCGAGTCCTACGGCAACGTCTCCGGCTATCTCCACACCGACGTCCCCGGCCCCTATCTCACGGACACGGGGGTGCAGCAGGCGGAGGCCAAAGCCCAGGAACTCGCGGCGGAGGGCTACGACTGCGTGTTCGCCTCCAACCTGGTGCGCGCCCAGCAGACCGCCGCACCCACAGCCGCGCTGCTGGACGTGCCGGTGCGGATCCTCCCGGGACTCAGGGAGGTCGAGGGCGGCGCCTACGAATCGATGCCCGTGCAGGGCCGCGACAACAAGTACGTCGACGTGCTCATGGCGTGGATCATCGACGGCGACCTCGATGCGGCCGTCCCCGGCGGCGAGAACGGCCACGAGTTCATGGACCGGACCGACGCCGCCGTCCAGGCCATCTACGACTCGGGTTGCGAGAAGCCCGTCGCCTTCGCGCACGGCGGCATGATCATGGCCTGGGCTGCGAACGGGACCGGGAACTTCGCGCCGGACATGGTGATCGAACGCCCGCTGGGCAACACCGACGAGGTGCGCGTCTCCGGCTCTCCCGGCGACTGGGCCATCGCCGAGTGGAACGGCGTGCCGGCCGGCACCGCCCCGGCCGGCGGATGA
- a CDS encoding linear amide C-N hydrolase, with product MCTRVMWSEANGAVVVGRNMDFHKDLMTNLWKLPRGVRRDDGVEGNLQWTAKYGSVIAAAFDMISVDGLNEAGLAGHVLWLAESDYGMRDGSRTQLSQAIWLQYFLDNFATVADAVAWVEGNDVQVVQMPDPTGGGPPAIHVALDDETGDSAIIEYVDGHPRIYHSPEYRVMTNSPTYERQLELVQRFAGLGGDAPLPGSTDAQDRFARATYYVGRLDRPKDQLEAIAAMFSVIRNAAQPFRIPDPGKPDASQTIWQTVTDLTNRRYVYGSTTRPNIVWTDLDELDFSPGSPQLKLDLVGEPAVQGGLAGNVSGRFEDKGPMTFLSFALLEKMGESAAPLT from the coding sequence ATGTGCACACGTGTGATGTGGTCTGAGGCGAACGGCGCCGTGGTCGTCGGTCGCAATATGGACTTCCATAAGGATTTGATGACGAATCTGTGGAAACTGCCACGCGGAGTGCGCCGCGATGACGGCGTCGAGGGAAACCTGCAGTGGACCGCGAAGTACGGGAGCGTGATCGCGGCCGCATTCGACATGATCTCCGTGGACGGTCTCAACGAGGCGGGTCTTGCGGGACACGTGTTGTGGCTGGCGGAATCCGATTACGGGATGCGGGATGGATCCCGCACGCAATTGTCGCAGGCGATCTGGCTGCAGTATTTCCTCGATAATTTCGCCACCGTCGCCGACGCGGTCGCCTGGGTGGAGGGCAACGACGTCCAAGTGGTGCAGATGCCGGATCCGACGGGCGGTGGGCCTCCTGCGATCCATGTGGCGCTCGACGATGAGACCGGCGATTCCGCGATCATCGAGTACGTGGACGGCCATCCGCGGATCTACCACAGCCCTGAATACCGGGTGATGACCAATTCGCCCACCTACGAGCGTCAGCTGGAACTCGTCCAGCGATTCGCGGGCCTCGGCGGTGACGCGCCGTTGCCGGGGTCGACGGACGCGCAGGACCGCTTCGCGCGGGCCACCTACTACGTGGGGCGCCTCGACCGTCCGAAGGATCAGCTGGAGGCGATCGCCGCGATGTTCAGCGTGATCCGCAATGCCGCGCAGCCGTTCCGCATCCCCGATCCCGGCAAGCCCGATGCGTCGCAGACGATCTGGCAGACCGTGACCGACCTGACGAACCGCCGCTACGTCTACGGATCGACCACCCGGCCGAACATCGTGTGGACCGACCTGGACGAGCTCGACTTCTCCCCGGGGAGCCCGCAGCTCAAACTCGACCTGGTGGGGGAGCCGGCGGTGCAGGGCGGGCTCGCCGGAAACGTCAGCGGGCGTTTCGAGGACAAAGGGCCGATGACGTTCCTGTCCTTCGCGCTGCTGGAGAAGATGGGCGAGTCCGCCGCGCCGCTCACCTGA
- a CDS encoding PadR family transcriptional regulator — MPTTDDAPDPSDEDGLPSMPATAWAVLGTLSFGEGLSGYDIKTWADWSLNYFYWSPSFSQVYSELKRLEKHGFVESDNGDGGARNRRVYTITPAGLAALRRWARESEVDRPVLKHATMLHLWMGHLSDPVRLKEMVRAHIEQMTALRDGAAERAQNARREPSWAYTQIVMEWSRRHYDSEILLAEELLEQIDAAGARFDSAAKQEGTGLPIPVEPGHWKSRA, encoded by the coding sequence GTGCCCACCACTGACGATGCTCCCGATCCGTCCGACGAGGACGGCCTGCCGTCGATGCCGGCCACCGCCTGGGCGGTGCTCGGGACTCTGTCCTTCGGCGAGGGTCTGTCCGGCTACGACATCAAGACCTGGGCGGATTGGTCGCTCAACTACTTTTACTGGTCGCCGTCGTTCAGTCAGGTGTATTCCGAGCTCAAGCGTCTCGAGAAGCACGGCTTCGTCGAGTCCGACAACGGCGACGGGGGCGCCCGGAACCGGCGGGTCTACACGATCACCCCGGCGGGGCTCGCAGCGTTGCGCCGCTGGGCCCGGGAGTCCGAGGTGGACAGGCCCGTGCTGAAGCATGCGACGATGCTGCACCTGTGGATGGGGCATCTGAGCGATCCGGTGCGGCTCAAGGAGATGGTGCGCGCGCATATCGAGCAGATGACGGCGCTGCGGGACGGGGCGGCCGAGCGGGCGCAGAACGCGCGCCGCGAGCCGTCGTGGGCGTACACGCAGATCGTCATGGAGTGGTCGCGGCGCCACTACGACAGCGAGATCTTGCTGGCGGAGGAGCTGCTCGAGCAGATCGACGCCGCCGGTGCCCGCTTCGATTCGGCCGCCAAGCAGGAGGGCACCGGCCTGCCGATCCCCGTGGAGCCCGGGCACTGGAAGAGCCGGGCCTGA
- a CDS encoding metal-dependent hydrolase family protein — protein MIVLHNARLIDGNGGEPVPDATVQIADGTIAYAGPSSGAPAVEDDHAPVAVDLQGNTVCPGFFDVHVHMSLPGTKGSPIMAAMVPPSYRYFQLIDRLKATVEAGVTTVRDLMGVDVGVRDAVAHGLIEGPRLLVADRMLSQTGGHADFHAPSGVDGTGIIGGSLVDTPDEARLRARELLREGVDVIKVASSGGVSSPSDDPDWLGAREELVAALVEEAANYGGRPVAAHAIGLAGITAAVKAGVRSIEHGYALTDELRKEMVERGQYLVPTLLETLHPDTATPQAVAKSTKWHEIAQASIRASVEAGVKIAVGTDAGLVPDHGTNLQEIGLLVKHGGMTPMQAIVAGTRTSAELCGVDSTLGTLEAGKTADVVVVKGDPSIDADLVGDNENILLVLKEGKTKSNRGGFTV, from the coding sequence ATGATCGTTCTGCACAACGCTCGCCTCATCGACGGCAACGGCGGCGAGCCCGTGCCCGACGCCACGGTGCAGATCGCCGACGGCACGATCGCCTATGCGGGCCCCTCGTCGGGGGCTCCGGCGGTCGAGGACGACCACGCCCCGGTGGCGGTGGACCTGCAGGGCAACACCGTCTGCCCGGGCTTCTTCGACGTCCACGTGCACATGTCGCTGCCGGGCACCAAGGGATCGCCGATCATGGCGGCGATGGTGCCGCCGTCGTACCGCTACTTCCAGCTCATCGACCGCCTCAAAGCCACGGTGGAGGCGGGCGTGACCACCGTGCGCGACCTCATGGGCGTGGATGTCGGCGTGCGGGACGCCGTGGCGCACGGGCTGATCGAGGGCCCGCGTCTGCTCGTGGCGGACAGGATGCTCAGCCAGACAGGCGGACACGCGGATTTCCACGCGCCGTCCGGCGTCGACGGCACCGGGATCATCGGCGGCAGCCTCGTCGACACCCCCGACGAGGCGCGCCTGCGGGCGCGCGAGCTGCTGCGCGAGGGCGTCGACGTCATCAAGGTCGCCTCCAGCGGCGGCGTCAGCTCGCCCAGCGACGACCCGGACTGGCTGGGCGCCCGCGAGGAGCTCGTCGCCGCGCTGGTCGAGGAGGCCGCCAACTACGGCGGCCGTCCGGTGGCCGCGCACGCGATCGGCCTCGCGGGTATCACCGCCGCAGTCAAGGCGGGCGTGCGCAGTATCGAGCACGGCTACGCACTGACGGACGAGTTGCGCAAGGAGATGGTCGAGCGCGGCCAGTACCTGGTGCCGACGCTGCTGGAGACCCTTCACCCGGACACCGCCACACCGCAGGCCGTCGCCAAGAGCACGAAGTGGCACGAGATCGCGCAGGCCTCGATCCGCGCTTCGGTGGAGGCGGGCGTCAAGATCGCCGTCGGCACCGACGCGGGCCTGGTGCCGGACCACGGCACCAACCTGCAGGAGATCGGGCTGCTCGTCAAACACGGGGGGATGACGCCGATGCAGGCGATCGTCGCCGGCACCCGCACGTCGGCCGAGCTGTGCGGCGTCGACAGCACGCTCGGCACCCTCGAGGCCGGCAAGACCGCCGACGTCGTCGTGGTGAAGGGCGACCCGAGCATCGACGCCGACCTGGTCGGCGACAACGAGAACATCCTGCTGGTGCTCAAGGAGGGCAAGACCAAGAGCAACCGCGGCGGGTTCACAGTGTGA
- a CDS encoding flavin-containing monooxygenase: protein MTGPEASSPAATGGDSDVDVVIVGAGIAGMYAVHRLRGDGLTLQAFEAGADVGGTWHHNRYPGARCDVESVDYSYSFSDELQQEWDWSERYATQPEILRYLHHVADRFDLRRSIAFHTRVTAAHYDENANLWTVTTDAGTTTTCRFCVFASGSLSAVNYPDIPGRESFAGTVLHTAAWPHEGVDLTGRRVGVIGTGSSGIQLVPEVAREAAHVTVFQRTPNYSIPAANRPTDDDERRAQKAGYAERRRKSRLSGGGSPFVPHDKNTLEVDDAERERVYEHYWTLGGVLFSKAFPDQMRNEDANALARDFAERKIRAVVDDPAVADELIPTDHPIGTKRIVTDSGYFQTYNRDNVDLVNLRRTPIERITPSGIDTADPGGGTTMRDLDVLIFATGFDAVTGAMDRIDIRGSGGLTIHDAWADGVQSYLGLQVAGFPNLFTVNGPGSPGVLANMVLTSEDHVDWIAGTIGHLRSKGLESIEPDPEAEQAWMQRCGQLAAQTLFPRADSWYMGANIPGKPRVFMLYSAGFGKYREELAEITDAGYKGFQLR from the coding sequence ATGACCGGACCGGAAGCTTCCAGCCCCGCCGCCACGGGCGGTGACAGCGACGTGGACGTCGTGATCGTCGGCGCCGGCATCGCGGGCATGTACGCGGTCCACCGCCTGCGGGGCGACGGGCTGACCTTACAGGCATTCGAGGCGGGGGCCGACGTGGGCGGCACCTGGCACCACAACCGCTATCCCGGGGCGCGCTGCGACGTCGAAAGCGTCGACTATTCCTACTCCTTCTCCGACGAGCTCCAGCAGGAGTGGGACTGGTCCGAGCGCTACGCCACGCAGCCGGAGATCCTGCGCTACCTGCACCACGTGGCCGACCGCTTCGACCTGCGGCGCAGCATCGCATTCCACACGCGCGTCACCGCGGCCCACTACGACGAGAACGCCAACCTGTGGACGGTCACCACCGACGCCGGCACGACCACGACCTGCCGGTTCTGCGTGTTCGCCAGCGGCTCGCTGTCCGCCGTCAACTACCCGGACATCCCCGGGCGCGAGAGCTTCGCCGGCACCGTTCTGCACACCGCCGCCTGGCCCCACGAGGGCGTCGACCTCACCGGCCGGCGCGTCGGCGTCATCGGCACCGGCTCGTCCGGCATCCAGCTGGTCCCCGAGGTGGCGCGCGAGGCCGCACACGTGACCGTCTTCCAGCGCACGCCCAACTATTCGATCCCCGCCGCCAACCGGCCCACCGACGACGACGAGCGGCGTGCACAGAAGGCCGGGTACGCGGAACGCCGCCGCAAGTCCCGGCTCAGCGGCGGCGGCTCGCCGTTCGTCCCGCACGACAAGAACACCCTCGAGGTCGACGACGCCGAGCGCGAACGCGTCTACGAGCACTACTGGACGCTCGGGGGCGTGCTGTTCTCCAAGGCTTTCCCCGACCAGATGCGCAACGAGGACGCCAACGCGCTGGCCCGCGACTTCGCCGAGCGCAAGATCCGCGCCGTCGTCGACGACCCGGCGGTGGCCGACGAGCTGATCCCCACCGACCACCCCATCGGCACCAAGCGCATCGTCACCGACTCCGGCTACTTCCAGACCTACAACCGTGACAACGTCGACCTGGTGAACCTGCGCCGCACGCCGATCGAGCGCATCACCCCGTCCGGCATCGACACCGCGGACCCCGGCGGCGGCACCACAATGCGCGACCTGGACGTGCTCATCTTCGCCACCGGATTCGACGCGGTCACCGGCGCCATGGACCGCATCGACATCCGCGGCAGCGGCGGCCTAACCATCCACGACGCGTGGGCCGACGGGGTGCAGAGCTACCTGGGGCTGCAGGTGGCAGGATTCCCGAATCTGTTCACCGTCAACGGCCCCGGCAGCCCGGGAGTGCTCGCCAACATGGTGCTCACCTCCGAGGACCACGTGGACTGGATCGCCGGCACCATCGGGCATCTACGCAGCAAGGGCCTGGAATCGATCGAACCGGACCCCGAGGCCGAGCAGGCGTGGATGCAGCGGTGCGGACAGCTGGCCGCCCAGACGCTGTTCCCCCGCGCGGACTCCTGGTACATGGGCGCCAACATCCCCGGCAAGCCGCGCGTGTTCATGCTCTACAGCGCAGGGTTCGGCAAGTACCGCGAGGAACTGGCCGAGATCACCGACGCCGGCTACAAGGGGTTCCAGCTCAGGTGA
- a CDS encoding multidrug effflux MFS transporter — MPSRSIRTPLLFTLGAMSAVGPLATDMYLPSLPQVADELGVSAATIQLTLTAFMVGLAFGQLMVGPLSDGLGRRRPLLVSLVVLAAAGVACAVAPSAAVLIAARLVQGVSSGVGMVIARAVVSDLAEGRQAARTYSLLTVIVGVAPILAPPIGVVVAGPFGWRGVFWVLTGFAVVLLAIVWRVLPETLPPERRHPVRFRAFAGSAVAVLTTRVYVCYTVAFAMTYGALFGYISASSFVVQESMGYSSTVYAVVFACNAVGLTAANAANSRLVGRFHPRALLTAGIGATCTASVLLTVIAAAGPDAHWPLLAAMFLLACSTGFVFGNATALALERVRDRAGTGSAVLGALQFAVGAVVSPLVGLGGGPMPMALTVLGCAVIAAAAFLTAGGPARRGVTAATRSARAADR, encoded by the coding sequence ATGCCGTCGAGATCAATCCGCACGCCCCTGCTGTTCACTCTGGGCGCGATGTCGGCCGTAGGGCCGCTGGCCACCGACATGTACCTGCCGTCCCTGCCGCAGGTGGCGGACGAGCTCGGCGTATCGGCGGCGACGATCCAGCTCACCCTCACCGCGTTCATGGTGGGGCTGGCTTTCGGGCAGCTGATGGTGGGGCCGCTGTCGGACGGTCTCGGCCGCCGGCGCCCGCTGCTGGTGAGCCTCGTCGTGCTCGCTGCGGCAGGCGTGGCCTGCGCCGTCGCCCCCTCGGCCGCGGTCCTCATCGCCGCGCGCCTGGTGCAGGGCGTGTCCAGCGGCGTCGGGATGGTCATCGCCCGCGCCGTCGTCTCCGACCTCGCCGAGGGCAGGCAGGCCGCGCGCACCTACAGCCTGCTGACGGTGATCGTCGGGGTCGCCCCGATCCTCGCCCCGCCGATCGGCGTCGTCGTCGCGGGCCCCTTCGGCTGGCGCGGCGTCTTCTGGGTGCTCACCGGGTTCGCCGTGGTGCTGCTCGCCATCGTGTGGCGCGTGCTCCCGGAGACGCTGCCTCCGGAACGCCGGCATCCCGTCCGTTTCCGGGCGTTCGCCGGGTCCGCCGTCGCGGTGCTCACCACGCGGGTCTACGTCTGCTACACCGTGGCGTTCGCGATGACATACGGGGCGCTGTTCGGGTACATCTCGGCGTCGTCGTTCGTGGTGCAGGAGTCCATGGGGTATTCGTCGACGGTCTACGCGGTGGTGTTCGCCTGCAACGCCGTGGGGCTGACGGCGGCCAACGCGGCGAACTCGCGCCTGGTCGGCCGGTTCCACCCGCGCGCTCTGCTCACCGCGGGCATCGGGGCGACGTGCACCGCGTCGGTGCTCCTGACGGTGATCGCGGCGGCCGGTCCCGACGCCCACTGGCCGCTACTGGCCGCCATGTTCCTGCTCGCGTGCTCGACCGGGTTCGTCTTCGGCAACGCGACGGCCCTGGCGCTGGAACGGGTGCGCGACCGCGCGGGGACCGGGTCGGCCGTGCTCGGGGCGCTGCAGTTCGCCGTCGGGGCCGTCGTCTCGCCGCTCGTCGGGCTCGGCGGCGGGCCGATGCCGATGGCACTGACGGTGCTGGGCTGCGCGGTGATCGCGGCGGCGGCGTTCCTCACGGCCGGCGGGCCCGCCCGGCGCGGCGTTACCGCAGCGACGCGTTCCGCTCGCGCAGCAGATCGGTGA
- a CDS encoding IclR family transcriptional regulator → MTDLMTDVALQDRSETVRAGGGARRGDTPTALLERVSVVLDAFEDGEAASGLTLADVVRRTALPRSSVHRMLEQLVRMRWMHRSGRRYRLGFRLLELGALAVNQDELHAAALPVMYELHAATRLVVHLGMIEGPGGVDILYLDKIGGRLVQAVPTQVGGRRPAVGTALGAVLLAGRGDPRMDPAADARIVREGVARVTSSAPHGYSCVAAPIGRIGEATAAISLCAPNRHVRLDPRAISPLRVAAGTISRALGGVTTPAQARLTA, encoded by the coding sequence ATGACAGACCTCATGACAGATGTGGCCCTGCAGGATCGTTCGGAGACCGTCCGCGCGGGCGGCGGTGCCCGGCGCGGCGACACCCCCACGGCACTTCTCGAGCGTGTCTCCGTGGTGCTCGATGCGTTCGAGGACGGCGAGGCCGCCTCCGGGCTCACCCTGGCCGATGTCGTGCGCCGCACCGCGCTGCCGCGCTCGTCGGTGCATCGCATGCTGGAGCAGCTGGTGCGCATGCGGTGGATGCACCGCTCGGGCCGCCGCTACCGCCTGGGGTTCCGTCTGCTGGAGCTCGGTGCGCTCGCAGTCAACCAGGACGAGCTGCACGCCGCCGCGCTGCCGGTGATGTACGAGCTGCATGCGGCCACCCGGCTGGTCGTGCACCTGGGGATGATCGAGGGGCCGGGCGGGGTCGACATCCTCTACCTCGACAAGATCGGCGGCCGGCTGGTGCAGGCGGTGCCCACACAGGTCGGCGGGCGTCGGCCGGCCGTCGGCACGGCCCTCGGCGCGGTGCTGCTGGCCGGGCGCGGGGACCCGCGCATGGATCCCGCCGCGGACGCGCGGATCGTGCGGGAAGGCGTCGCGCGCGTCACGTCGTCGGCGCCGCACGGCTACAGCTGTGTGGCGGCACCGATCGGACGCATCGGGGAGGCGACCGCGGCGATCTCGCTGTGCGCCCCCAACCGGCATGTGCGCTTGGACCCGCGGGCGATCTCACCGTTGCGGGTCGCCGCGGGAACGATCTCGCGCGCACTGGGCGGTGTGACCACCCCGGCCCAGGCGCGGCTGACCGCGTAG
- a CDS encoding mycofactocin-coupled SDR family oxidoreductase: MNGSRRFDGQVAFITGAARGQGRAEAVRLASEGANIIAVDVCAEFETTSYPGATRADLDETVRLVEEAGGKIVASVADTRDVDGLAAALKAGTDAFGRLDAVIANAGICVGRMSWEITAAEWQEMIDVNLTGTFNTAKAAIPYLIEQGEGGAMVFTSSESGLKGTPFTAHYTATKFGIVGLAKTMANELGEYKIRVNTVHPAGVRTGMDMSADMNPLMDKYAHTLSPIFMNSLPYEILEAEDVAGVVAWLCCDEAKYMTGAQVPVDFGNSNR; this comes from the coding sequence ATGAACGGTAGCAGGCGGTTCGACGGGCAGGTCGCCTTCATCACGGGGGCCGCGCGCGGCCAGGGCCGGGCCGAGGCGGTCCGGCTCGCGTCCGAGGGCGCGAACATCATCGCGGTGGACGTGTGCGCGGAGTTCGAGACGACGTCCTACCCGGGCGCCACCCGGGCGGACCTCGACGAGACGGTGCGCCTGGTGGAGGAGGCCGGCGGGAAGATCGTCGCCTCCGTCGCCGACACCCGCGACGTCGACGGTCTCGCTGCAGCGCTCAAGGCGGGCACCGATGCATTCGGCCGGCTCGACGCGGTGATCGCCAACGCCGGCATCTGCGTCGGCCGGATGTCCTGGGAGATCACCGCCGCCGAGTGGCAAGAGATGATCGACGTCAACCTCACCGGCACGTTCAATACCGCGAAGGCGGCCATCCCGTACCTGATCGAGCAGGGCGAGGGCGGCGCGATGGTGTTCACCAGCTCCGAATCGGGCCTCAAGGGCACGCCGTTCACCGCGCACTACACCGCGACGAAGTTCGGGATCGTGGGGCTGGCCAAGACGATGGCGAACGAACTGGGCGAGTACAAGATCCGGGTGAACACCGTGCACCCGGCGGGAGTGCGTACGGGCATGGACATGTCCGCCGACATGAACCCGCTGATGGACAAGTACGCGCACACGCTCTCGCCGATCTTCATGAACTCGCTGCCCTACGAGATCCTCGAGGCCGAGGATGTCGCCGGCGTCGTGGCGTGGCTGTGCTGCGACGAGGCCAAGTACATGACCGGCGCGCAGGTGCCGGTGGACTTCGGCAACTCAAACCGCTGA
- a CDS encoding LpqN/LpqT family lipoprotein: MSDNGTPTIQQFLEEAGIGFRPADVSLPAAAVPAPEGWTVLGPEVLPGARQVLAAVDRSRDGWSPNAVLVDNTLVGSVDAAGFMECAVGDARRMPGWSEAIARVEPVEAGTRAVIRGTYEADGRTVCVTTVYLLTEREAGQHLAQLTATIEAAAVDMLDGVDEMVAGLRVED; the protein is encoded by the coding sequence ATGAGCGACAACGGAACGCCCACGATTCAGCAATTTCTCGAGGAGGCGGGCATCGGGTTCCGTCCCGCCGACGTGTCCCTGCCGGCGGCCGCGGTGCCGGCGCCCGAGGGGTGGACGGTGCTCGGGCCGGAGGTGCTGCCCGGCGCACGCCAGGTGCTTGCAGCGGTGGATCGTTCGCGCGACGGCTGGTCGCCGAACGCGGTGTTGGTCGACAACACGCTGGTCGGGTCCGTGGATGCCGCCGGGTTCATGGAGTGTGCGGTGGGCGACGCGCGCCGGATGCCGGGGTGGAGCGAGGCGATCGCGCGGGTCGAACCGGTGGAGGCGGGCACGCGGGCGGTCATCCGCGGCACGTATGAGGCCGACGGCCGGACGGTGTGCGTCACCACGGTCTACCTGCTCACCGAGCGCGAGGCGGGACAGCATCTGGCGCAGCTCACCGCGACCATCGAGGCGGCCGCCGTCGACATGCTCGACGGGGTGGACGAGATGGTGGCGGGCCTGCGCGTGGAGGACTGA
- a CDS encoding 3-ketosteroid-delta-1-dehydrogenase produces the protein MATAARAALPPVPAKDITVDLLVIGSGTGMAAALTAHEEGLSTLVVEKTPYVGGSTARSGGAFWVPDNPILKRAGAGDSLDRAEEYVRAVVDGTAPAERGQSFLDHGTAAVEMLQRTTPLNLFWSKGYSDYHPEKPGGNAAGRTCESRPFDASVLGEERPRLRPGQMEAALPMPITGVDYRWMNLMVRKPGKAFPRIFQRLSQGVGGKALKREYMAGGQALAAGLFAGVLRAGIPVWTETSLVKLVEEDGRVTGAVVEQGGSEYTITTRRGVVLAAGGFDHDMAMRHKFQSERLHDNESMGAEGNTGDAIRAAQDVGAGIGLMDQAWWFPAVAPARSSHPPMVMLAERALPGSFIVDQTGRRFTNEAKDYMSFGQTVLQREREGDPVESMWIIFDQKYRNSYVFAGMLFPRMAIPESWYKAGTAHRADGPGALADSVGLPREAFTEAFERFNVSAAAGSDEDFGRGRSAYDRYYGDPTVSPNPNLRPLDHGPYYAVKMTLSDLGTCGGVLADDKGRALREDGTAIDGLYAIGNTAANAFGHSYPGAGATIGQGIVYGYIAARDAAGK, from the coding sequence ATGGCAACAGCAGCACGCGCCGCCCTTCCCCCCGTCCCCGCGAAGGACATCACCGTCGACCTGCTGGTGATCGGTTCCGGCACCGGCATGGCCGCCGCGCTGACGGCGCACGAGGAGGGCCTGTCGACGCTGGTCGTGGAGAAGACCCCGTACGTGGGCGGGTCCACGGCGCGGTCCGGCGGCGCGTTCTGGGTGCCGGACAACCCGATCCTCAAGAGGGCCGGGGCCGGCGACTCCCTCGACCGCGCCGAGGAATACGTGCGCGCCGTCGTCGACGGCACCGCCCCCGCGGAACGCGGCCAGTCGTTCCTCGATCACGGCACGGCCGCCGTCGAGATGCTGCAGCGGACCACACCGCTCAACCTGTTCTGGTCCAAGGGCTACTCGGACTACCACCCCGAGAAGCCCGGCGGAAACGCCGCCGGCCGCACCTGCGAGAGCCGGCCGTTCGACGCCTCGGTGCTGGGCGAGGAGCGTCCGCGCCTGCGCCCCGGCCAGATGGAGGCGGCGCTGCCGATGCCCATCACCGGCGTCGACTACCGGTGGATGAACCTCATGGTGCGCAAGCCGGGCAAGGCGTTCCCGCGCATCTTCCAGCGCCTGTCGCAGGGTGTGGGCGGCAAGGCGCTCAAGCGCGAGTACATGGCGGGCGGCCAGGCGCTGGCCGCCGGACTGTTCGCCGGCGTGCTGCGCGCGGGGATCCCCGTGTGGACCGAGACCTCGCTGGTGAAGCTGGTCGAGGAGGACGGCCGCGTCACCGGCGCCGTCGTCGAGCAGGGCGGATCCGAGTACACGATCACCACTCGGCGGGGCGTGGTGCTCGCCGCCGGCGGGTTCGACCACGACATGGCGATGCGCCACAAGTTCCAGTCGGAGCGGCTGCACGACAACGAGTCGATGGGCGCCGAGGGCAACACCGGCGACGCCATCCGCGCCGCGCAGGACGTGGGCGCCGGGATCGGCCTGATGGACCAGGCGTGGTGGTTCCCGGCCGTGGCGCCGGCCCGCAGCAGCCACCCGCCCATGGTGATGCTCGCCGAGCGCGCCCTCCCGGGTTCGTTCATCGTCGATCAGACCGGACGCCGGTTCACCAACGAGGCCAAGGACTACATGTCCTTCGGCCAGACGGTGCTGCAGCGCGAACGCGAGGGCGACCCCGTCGAGTCGATGTGGATCATCTTCGACCAGAAGTACCGCAACAGTTACGTCTTCGCCGGAATGCTCTTCCCGCGCATGGCCATCCCCGAGTCCTGGTACAAGGCGGGCACGGCGCACCGCGCCGACGGCCCCGGGGCGCTCGCCGATTCGGTGGGCCTGCCGCGAGAGGCGTTCACCGAGGCGTTCGAGCGTTTCAATGTCTCGGCCGCCGCCGGCAGCGACGAGGACTTCGGCCGCGGCCGCAGCGCCTACGACCGCTACTACGGCGACCCCACGGTGAGCCCCAACCCCAACCTGCGTCCGCTCGACCACGGCCCGTACTACGCCGTGAAGATGACGCTGAGCGACCTGGGCACCTGCGGCGGCGTGCTCGCCGACGACAAAGGCCGGGCGCTGCGCGAGGACGGCACCGCCATCGACGGGCTCTACGCCATCGGCAACACCGCCGCCAACGCGTTCGGCCACTCGTACCCGGGCGCGGGCGCGACGATCGGCCAGGGCATCGTCTACGGCTACATCGCCGCACGCGACGCCGCCGGGAAGTAG